Proteins encoded together in one Streptomyces umbrinus window:
- a CDS encoding cation:dicarboxylate symporter family transporter, whose product MTSTSNTAPAAPAAKRDRTHYLYIAVIAAVAAGIAVGLIAPDFAVELKPIGTGFVNLIKMMISPIIFCTIVLGIGSVRKAAKVGAVGGIALGYFVVMSFVALAIGLVVGNILEPGTGLAVTDAIKDAGQGQVTEAKNTEEFLLGIIPTTIVSAFTGGEVLQTLLVALLAGFALQAMGSSGAPILRGVEHIQRLVFRILAMVMWAAPIGAFGAMAAVTGSAGLDALKSLAVLMLGFYVTCFLFVFIVLGTMLRVVAGLNILTLFKYLGREFLLILSTSSSESALPRLIAKMEHLGVSKPVVGITVPTGYSFNLDGTMIYMTMASLFIADAMGTPMSVGEQIPLLLFLLVASKGAAGVTGAGLATLAGGLASHKPALVDGIGLIVGIDRFMSEARALTNFAGNAVATVLIGTWTKEIDKGRVDQVLAGQLPFDETTLLDDGHGSAPAAAEVPDQPEDKTLAKA is encoded by the coding sequence GTGACCAGTACATCGAATACGGCACCTGCCGCTCCCGCTGCCAAGCGGGACCGCACCCACTACCTGTACATCGCGGTGATCGCCGCCGTGGCCGCCGGCATCGCCGTGGGCCTGATCGCTCCCGACTTCGCGGTCGAGCTGAAGCCCATCGGTACCGGCTTCGTGAACCTGATCAAGATGATGATCTCGCCGATCATCTTCTGCACGATCGTGCTGGGCATCGGCTCGGTACGGAAGGCCGCCAAGGTCGGCGCGGTGGGTGGCATCGCGCTCGGCTACTTCGTGGTCATGTCGTTCGTCGCCCTCGCCATCGGCCTGGTCGTCGGCAACATCCTGGAGCCCGGCACGGGCCTCGCGGTGACCGACGCGATCAAGGACGCCGGTCAGGGCCAGGTCACCGAGGCCAAGAACACCGAGGAGTTCCTGCTCGGGATCATCCCGACGACGATCGTCTCCGCCTTCACCGGCGGCGAGGTCCTGCAGACCCTGCTCGTCGCGCTGCTCGCCGGGTTCGCGCTCCAGGCCATGGGCTCGTCCGGTGCGCCGATCCTGCGCGGCGTGGAGCACATCCAGCGCCTGGTCTTCCGCATCCTCGCCATGGTGATGTGGGCGGCGCCCATCGGTGCGTTCGGCGCGATGGCGGCGGTCACCGGCTCAGCGGGTCTGGACGCACTCAAGAGCCTCGCCGTCCTGATGCTCGGCTTCTACGTCACCTGTTTCCTCTTCGTCTTCATCGTGCTCGGCACGATGCTGCGGGTCGTCGCGGGTCTCAACATCCTCACGCTCTTCAAGTACCTGGGCCGTGAGTTCCTGCTGATCCTGTCGACCTCCTCCTCCGAGTCCGCCCTGCCGCGGCTCATCGCGAAGATGGAGCACCTGGGCGTCAGCAAGCCGGTGGTCGGCATCACCGTCCCGACCGGTTACTCCTTCAACCTCGACGGCACCATGATCTACATGACCATGGCCTCGCTGTTCATCGCCGACGCCATGGGTACGCCGATGTCGGTGGGCGAGCAGATTCCGCTGCTCCTCTTCCTGCTGGTCGCCTCCAAGGGCGCGGCGGGTGTCACCGGAGCGGGTCTGGCCACCCTGGCGGGCGGCCTCGCGTCCCACAAGCCCGCGCTGGTGGACGGCATCGGTCTGATCGTCGGCATCGACCGCTTCATGAGCGAGGCCCGCGCCCTGACGAACTTCGCCGGCAACGCGGTCGCCACGGTTCTGATCGGTACGTGGACCAAGGAGATCGACAAGGGCCGCGTCGACCAGGTGCTCGCGGGGCAACTCCCCTTCGACGAGACGACCCTCCTGGACGACGGCCACGGTTCCGCTCCCGCCGCGGCGGAGGTCCCGGACCAGCCGGAGGACAAGACGCTGGCCAAGGCCTGA
- a CDS encoding sensor histidine kinase: MRLPRAPRPRSLAGQLFAMQAVLVAVVVAGCALFTYISDRSQAEDAAGRQAMAVARSVADSPSVREAIRTDDPTKTLQPYATSVQRDAQVDFVTIMNPEGIRWTHPNKDLIGKHFLGNTQSALLGHPFTETYTGTLGESVRAVTPIYDNGRIVGLVSAGIKVDEISQRVEGQVQALIGVAAAALALGAVGTYVINARLRRSTHGMNAAELSRMHDYHEAALHAVREGLLMLDGQFRVALINDGGRELLDVTDDVVGRSVADIGLPTPLTGALLSGEPRVDEVHLTDSRVLVVNTSPVSGGERRGTVVTLRDVTELQSLMGELDSERGFTTALRSQAHEAANRLHTVVSLIELDRAEEAVDFATAELELAQALTDQVVAAVSEPVLAALLLGKTAQANERGVELLVSEDSSIDDGLLPESLPSRDLVTVLGNLIDNAVDAAQGSVGARVTVTAIADADGLVLWVVDTGTGVDPAHAEAVFQRGWSTKPAGPGGRGLGLALVRQAVARHDGTLTVTQAPGGGASFEVRLPLPTAGRGRTKVHAGPESGSGAVDGSGDGSGGGPGLTHEPAPEPTPHGGTV; the protein is encoded by the coding sequence ATGCGCCTCCCTCGTGCTCCACGTCCCCGCAGCCTGGCTGGTCAGCTCTTTGCCATGCAGGCCGTGCTTGTCGCTGTCGTGGTCGCGGGCTGTGCGCTCTTCACCTACATCAGTGACCGCAGCCAGGCCGAGGACGCGGCGGGACGGCAGGCCATGGCGGTGGCCCGGTCGGTCGCGGACTCCCCGTCCGTACGGGAGGCCATACGTACGGACGATCCGACGAAGACGCTCCAGCCGTACGCGACGTCGGTGCAGCGCGACGCCCAGGTCGACTTCGTCACGATCATGAACCCCGAGGGCATCCGCTGGACGCACCCCAACAAGGACCTGATCGGCAAGCACTTCCTCGGCAACACGCAGTCGGCGCTCCTCGGGCATCCCTTCACCGAGACGTACACGGGCACCCTCGGCGAGTCCGTGCGGGCCGTCACGCCGATATACGACAACGGCCGCATCGTCGGCCTGGTCAGCGCGGGCATCAAGGTCGACGAGATCAGTCAGCGGGTCGAGGGCCAGGTGCAGGCCCTGATCGGCGTCGCGGCGGCCGCCCTGGCCCTGGGTGCCGTCGGCACGTACGTCATCAACGCCCGGCTGCGCCGCTCCACCCACGGGATGAACGCGGCCGAGCTCAGCCGGATGCACGACTACCACGAGGCAGCGCTGCACGCCGTGCGCGAGGGACTGCTGATGCTGGACGGGCAGTTCCGGGTGGCGCTGATCAACGACGGCGGGCGCGAGCTGCTCGACGTGACCGACGACGTGGTGGGCCGCTCGGTGGCGGACATCGGCCTGCCGACGCCGCTGACGGGGGCGCTGCTGTCCGGGGAGCCGCGGGTGGACGAGGTGCATCTGACCGACTCGCGGGTGCTCGTCGTGAACACCTCGCCGGTGTCGGGCGGCGAACGCCGGGGCACCGTCGTGACACTGCGCGACGTGACCGAACTGCAGTCCCTGATGGGCGAGTTGGACTCCGAGCGGGGCTTCACCACGGCCCTGCGCTCGCAGGCGCACGAGGCCGCGAACCGCCTCCACACCGTCGTCTCCCTCATCGAGCTGGACCGGGCCGAGGAGGCCGTCGACTTCGCCACGGCCGAGCTGGAACTGGCCCAGGCGCTGACCGACCAGGTCGTCGCGGCGGTCAGCGAGCCGGTGCTGGCCGCGCTGCTCCTGGGCAAGACGGCCCAGGCGAACGAGCGCGGCGTCGAGCTGCTGGTCTCCGAGGACAGCAGCATCGACGACGGCCTGCTCCCGGAGTCCCTGCCCTCCCGTGACCTGGTGACGGTCCTCGGCAACCTGATCGACAACGCCGTGGACGCGGCGCAGGGCTCGGTCGGCGCCCGGGTCACGGTCACGGCGATCGCGGACGCCGACGGGCTGGTCCTGTGGGTCGTCGACACCGGTACGGGCGTGGACCCGGCCCACGCGGAGGCGGTCTTCCAGCGCGGCTGGTCCACCAAGCCCGCGGGGCCCGGCGGGCGGGGGCTGGGCCTGGCCCTCGTACGGCAGGCGGTGGCCCGGCACGACGGGACACTGACCGTGACCCAGGCCCCGGGCGGCGGGGCGTCCTTCGAGGTACGGCTGCCGCTGCCGACGGCGGGGCGTGGGAGGACTAAGGTCCACGCCGGGCCCGAGTCCGGGTCAGGGGCCGTGGACGGGTCCGGGGACGGGTCCGGCGGCGGTCCTGGGCTCACGCACGAGCCCGCGCCCGAGCCGACGCCGCACGGAGGCACCGTATGA
- a CDS encoding response regulator — protein MSTPSPSRDIRVLVVEDDPVAADAHVLYVGRVPGFTAVGKAHTGAEARRALDRMPVDLLLLDLHLPDVHGLQLARSLRAAGHHADVIAVTSARDLTVVREGVSLGVVQYVLKPFTFATLRDRLVRYAEFHAAAGEASGQDEVDRALATLRAPGPAALPKGLSAPTLERVTRALRDSDEGLTATGVAEAVGISRITARRYLEHLVDAGRAGRSPQYGQVGRPELQYRWVKG, from the coding sequence ATGAGCACGCCTTCCCCCTCGCGGGACATCCGCGTCCTGGTCGTCGAGGACGACCCCGTCGCGGCGGACGCGCATGTCCTGTACGTGGGCCGGGTGCCCGGCTTCACGGCCGTCGGCAAGGCGCACACGGGCGCGGAGGCCCGCCGGGCGCTGGACCGCATGCCCGTGGACCTGCTCCTCCTGGACCTCCACCTGCCGGACGTGCACGGCCTGCAGCTGGCCCGCTCGCTGCGCGCCGCCGGCCACCACGCGGACGTCATCGCGGTGACCTCGGCGCGCGACCTGACGGTGGTGCGGGAGGGGGTGTCGCTGGGAGTGGTGCAGTACGTACTGAAACCGTTCACCTTCGCCACCCTCCGTGACCGCCTCGTGCGCTACGCCGAGTTCCACGCGGCGGCCGGCGAGGCCAGCGGGCAGGACGAGGTCGACCGCGCCCTCGCCACCCTCCGGGCTCCCGGTCCGGCGGCCCTGCCCAAAGGGCTCAGCGCCCCCACGCTGGAGCGCGTGACCCGCGCCCTGCGCGACTCCGACGAGGGCCTGACCGCGACAGGCGTCGCCGAGGCCGTCGGCATCTCCCGGATCACGGCCCGGCGCTATCTGGAGCACCTGGTGGACGCGGGGAGAGCGGGGCGCAGTCCTCAGTACGGTCAGGTGGGGAGACCTGAGCTGCAGTACCGGTGGGTGAAGGGCTAG
- a CDS encoding extracellular solute-binding protein gives MRPTAVPLLLATLLTATALSACGSESGSDPDTVKISFKQSTDNSIKVMDTYLADIKEQFEKANPGKRVELVPIKAPDSEYYTKLQQVLRSPKTAPDLVYEDTFLINSDITSGYLKPLDPYLAKWDDWSQFIDTAKEAAQAQDGKTYGVPDGTDTRGLWFDKAIFKKAGLPADWQPTNWADILDAARAIKAKVPGVIPMNIYTGKPAGEAATMQGFEMLLYGTASGANESPLYDPASKKWITGSQGFKDSLEFVETVFKEKLGPDVSDALDPNIATRVRGEFLPKGKLGINLDGSWLPQDWLEGSGHEWPEWSEKLGLAYMPTQTGQAPSKVSMSGGWTWAIPSKAGNPDLAFEFIKTMQTKANAQKWYIANSGISVRTDVAEDPAYVKAQPGIKFFTDLVASTHYRPAYPAYPKVSTAIQEAMEGVTTGDSSVAEAAKGYDEELKTATDNQVIKK, from the coding sequence GTGCGCCCCACAGCCGTTCCACTTCTCCTCGCCACCCTGCTCACCGCCACCGCGCTCAGTGCCTGCGGCAGCGAATCCGGAAGTGATCCGGACACGGTGAAGATCTCCTTCAAACAGTCGACGGACAACTCCATCAAGGTGATGGACACGTATCTCGCCGACATCAAGGAGCAGTTCGAGAAGGCCAACCCGGGCAAGAGAGTGGAGCTCGTCCCGATCAAGGCCCCGGACTCGGAGTACTACACGAAGCTCCAGCAGGTGCTCCGCTCGCCGAAGACGGCCCCGGACCTGGTCTACGAGGACACGTTCCTCATCAACTCCGACATCACGAGCGGATACCTCAAGCCTCTGGACCCGTATCTCGCCAAGTGGGACGACTGGAGCCAGTTCATCGACACGGCGAAGGAGGCGGCGCAGGCCCAGGACGGGAAGACGTACGGCGTGCCCGACGGAACCGACACCCGGGGCCTCTGGTTCGACAAGGCGATATTCAAGAAGGCCGGGCTCCCCGCCGACTGGCAGCCGACGAACTGGGCGGACATCCTCGACGCGGCCCGCGCGATCAAGGCGAAGGTCCCCGGCGTCATCCCCATGAACATCTACACGGGCAAGCCCGCGGGTGAAGCGGCCACCATGCAGGGCTTCGAGATGCTCCTCTACGGGACGGCCAGCGGGGCCAACGAGAGCCCCCTCTACGACCCGGCGTCCAAGAAGTGGATCACGGGTAGCCAGGGCTTCAAGGACTCTCTCGAATTCGTCGAGACGGTCTTCAAGGAGAAGCTCGGCCCGGACGTCTCGGACGCCCTCGACCCGAACATCGCGACCAGGGTCCGCGGCGAGTTCCTCCCCAAGGGCAAGCTCGGCATCAACCTCGACGGCTCCTGGCTCCCCCAGGACTGGCTGGAGGGCAGCGGCCACGAATGGCCGGAGTGGTCCGAGAAGCTGGGCCTCGCGTACATGCCGACGCAGACCGGCCAGGCGCCGAGCAAGGTGAGCATGTCGGGCGGCTGGACCTGGGCGATCCCGAGCAAGGCCGGCAACCCCGACCTGGCCTTCGAGTTCATCAAGACGATGCAGACGAAGGCGAACGCCCAGAAGTGGTACATCGCCAACTCCGGCATCTCCGTGCGCACGGACGTGGCCGAGGACCCGGCGTACGTGAAGGCGCAGCCCGGCATCAAGTTCTTCACGGACCTGGTGGCCAGCACGCACTACCGCCCCGCGTATCCCGCGTACCCGAAGGTCTCGACGGCCATCCAGGAGGCGATGGAGGGCGTGACGACGGGCGACAGCTCGGTCGCGGAGGCGGCGAAGGGGTACGACGAGGAGCTGAAGACGGCCACGGACAACCAGGTCATCAAGAAATGA
- a CDS encoding carbohydrate ABC transporter permease: protein MTSAPPAGPGVVKTAPGPTAPPSTPGGRRDVRRVLTRALPLSPAVVLLLLFLAGPIAYCVYIAFTDLQLTGQAESSFIGFDNFRAAFKDDAFLNAVWLTLVFTVLSSLIGQNTLGLSLAVLMQRASKPVRTVTGGIVIAAWVLPEVVAGFLLYAFFRREGTLNAVLDWLHLPSQNWLFTLPILAVSFANVWRGTAFSMLVYSAALNEIPKEITEAAEVDGAGGWRRMWHITLPMIRRSIGTNLMLNTLQTLSVFGLIWVMTRGGPGNRSQTLPLFMYEQAFQKSMIGYGTAVALLLLVVGSLFSLVYMRLLRTEV, encoded by the coding sequence ATGACCTCCGCACCTCCGGCGGGCCCCGGCGTGGTGAAGACCGCGCCGGGCCCGACCGCCCCACCGTCCACGCCCGGCGGCCGCCGCGATGTCCGCCGTGTCCTGACGCGGGCGCTGCCCCTCTCTCCCGCCGTCGTCCTGCTGCTTCTCTTCCTCGCCGGGCCCATCGCGTACTGCGTGTACATCGCCTTCACGGATCTCCAGCTCACCGGTCAGGCCGAGTCGTCGTTCATCGGCTTCGACAACTTCCGGGCCGCGTTCAAGGACGACGCGTTCCTCAACGCCGTATGGCTGACGCTGGTGTTCACGGTGCTGAGTTCCCTGATCGGTCAGAACACGCTCGGCCTGAGCCTGGCCGTACTGATGCAGCGCGCGTCGAAGCCGGTCCGTACGGTCACCGGCGGCATCGTCATCGCCGCCTGGGTGCTGCCGGAGGTCGTGGCGGGATTCCTGCTCTACGCCTTCTTCCGCCGGGAGGGCACGCTGAACGCCGTCCTGGACTGGCTCCATCTCCCGTCCCAGAACTGGCTGTTCACGCTGCCGATCCTCGCGGTGTCCTTCGCGAACGTCTGGCGGGGAACGGCTTTCTCGATGCTGGTCTACTCGGCGGCCCTGAACGAGATCCCGAAGGAGATCACGGAGGCGGCGGAGGTCGACGGCGCCGGCGGCTGGCGGCGGATGTGGCACATCACGCTGCCGATGATCCGCCGTTCCATCGGTACGAACCTGATGCTGAACACCCTCCAGACCCTCTCGGTCTTCGGTCTGATCTGGGTGATGACGAGAGGCGGCCCGGGAAACCGCAGCCAGACGCTCCCGCTCTTCATGTACGAACAGGCCTTCCAGAAGAGCATGATCGGCTACGGAACGGCCGTGGCCCTGCTCCTTCTGGTGGTCGGCTCGCTCTTCTCCCTGGTCTATATGCGCCTGCTGCGGACGGAGGTCTGA
- a CDS encoding carbohydrate ABC transporter permease, whose amino-acid sequence MPGSTTLVSRRNSRRYAADAGLLFVAAAFVLPLAWVLLSSVDPKADLLVKVPDGVTLDNFDAVLKPDITFTPLLNSLILCGGATLLTVVCAALAAYPLSRFRSRLNRPFLLTILFATSLPITAIMVPVYALFVQVDLIDTMQGTIFFFAASQLPFAIWLMKNFMDGVPKELEEAAWTDGASSFQSLLRIVLPLMGPGVAVVTVFSFVMMWGNFFVPFMLLLTPDQMPASVSINDFFGNRGTVVYGQLAAFSIIYSTPVVLLYVLVARRLGGGFALGGAVKG is encoded by the coding sequence ATGCCCGGCAGTACGACCCTCGTGTCCCGCCGCAACAGCCGCCGCTACGCCGCCGACGCGGGCCTTCTCTTCGTGGCGGCCGCGTTCGTCCTCCCCCTCGCCTGGGTCCTCCTCTCGTCGGTGGACCCGAAGGCCGACCTGTTGGTGAAGGTCCCCGACGGCGTCACCCTCGACAACTTCGACGCGGTCCTGAAGCCGGACATCACGTTCACGCCCCTCCTCAACAGCCTGATTCTGTGCGGCGGGGCGACGCTGCTGACGGTGGTGTGCGCGGCCCTGGCCGCCTACCCGCTGTCCCGGTTCCGCTCCCGCCTCAACCGCCCCTTCCTCCTGACGATCCTCTTCGCGACGAGCCTGCCGATCACGGCGATCATGGTTCCCGTGTACGCGCTGTTCGTTCAGGTGGACCTGATCGACACGATGCAGGGCACGATCTTCTTCTTCGCCGCGTCCCAACTGCCCTTTGCCATCTGGCTGATGAAGAACTTCATGGACGGCGTACCGAAGGAACTGGAGGAGGCGGCCTGGACGGACGGCGCGTCCTCGTTCCAGTCCCTCCTGCGGATCGTGCTGCCACTGATGGGCCCCGGCGTGGCCGTGGTCACCGTCTTCTCGTTCGTGATGATGTGGGGCAACTTCTTCGTCCCCTTCATGCTCCTGCTGACCCCGGACCAGATGCCGGCATCGGTGAGCATCAACGACTTCTTCGGAAACCGCGGAACGGTGGTGTACGGGCAACTGGCCGCGTTCTCGATCATCTACTCGACGCCGGTGGTCCTGCTGTACGTGCTGGTGGCGAGGCGGCTGGGCGGAGGGTTCGCGCTGGGTGGGGCGGTCAAGGGGTGA
- a CDS encoding PPOX class F420-dependent oxidoreductase — MSRIEGHIRERLLAPNFWHLATVGADGSPQVSPMWADLEGEYVMVNTSMGRVKEENLRRNPFVSLSHHDTENPYDRVEIRGQVVRFVEGEVAERAMDRLTLKYIGEDRYPWLLPGERRVMILIEPTRVRHVVGVEKFRPGVLPEASEPAE, encoded by the coding sequence GTGAGCAGGATCGAAGGGCATATTCGCGAGCGACTGCTGGCGCCGAACTTCTGGCATCTGGCGACCGTGGGCGCGGACGGATCACCGCAGGTGTCGCCCATGTGGGCGGACCTCGAAGGCGAGTACGTCATGGTCAACACGTCGATGGGCCGCGTGAAGGAGGAGAATCTTCGGCGCAATCCGTTCGTTTCCCTGTCCCATCACGACACCGAGAACCCCTATGACCGGGTGGAGATCCGGGGGCAGGTCGTCCGCTTCGTCGAGGGCGAGGTGGCCGAGCGGGCCATGGACCGGCTCACTCTGAAGTACATCGGCGAGGACCGGTATCCGTGGCTGCTGCCGGGAGAGCGGCGCGTGATGATCCTGATCGAGCCGACGCGGGTGCGGCATGTGGTGGGCGTGGAGAAGTTCCGTCCCGGGGTGCTTCCGGAGGCTTCCGAACCCGCCGAGTGA
- a CDS encoding XRE family transcriptional regulator, translated as MRVHQPSAQQPTPPFDAPAARKLRLALRMGPEHVAYGMQASFGLPYVTPDLVVAWERGIAAPSNTELTALAGVLWCSPGDLIGAPRTLREHRIARGLAAEDVARAVGLELLVYVGMEEADEWRGNERQSSALSEVLDLSLADLVTVTGHETKLAEMLRNAVTTRWQAYVRPVGKLLPLDRRLVGDVLRALHTEYQGQMVATLSWSGGAAAGEADDAGRDFLDRIVDRFWSVVQRNSV; from the coding sequence GTGCGCGTGCACCAACCGTCGGCCCAACAGCCCACCCCGCCCTTCGACGCCCCGGCCGCCCGCAAACTGCGCCTCGCCCTGCGCATGGGGCCCGAGCATGTCGCGTACGGCATGCAGGCCTCGTTCGGACTGCCCTATGTCACCCCGGACCTGGTCGTCGCCTGGGAGCGGGGCATAGCCGCACCGAGCAATACCGAACTCACCGCGCTCGCGGGCGTGTTGTGGTGCTCGCCGGGCGATCTCATCGGCGCGCCGCGGACGTTGCGCGAGCACCGCATCGCGCGCGGTCTCGCGGCCGAGGACGTCGCGCGCGCCGTCGGGCTCGAACTCCTCGTGTACGTAGGGATGGAGGAGGCCGACGAGTGGCGCGGCAACGAGCGTCAGTCCTCGGCGCTCTCCGAGGTGCTCGACCTCTCCCTGGCGGACCTCGTCACGGTCACGGGCCACGAGACGAAGCTGGCGGAGATGCTGCGCAACGCCGTGACGACCCGCTGGCAGGCGTACGTACGCCCGGTGGGCAAGCTGCTGCCGCTGGACCGGCGCCTCGTGGGTGATGTGCTGCGGGCGCTGCACACCGAGTACCAGGGCCAGATGGTGGCCACGCTGAGCTGGAGCGGCGGGGCGGCCGCCGGTGAGGCCGACGACGCGGGCCGGGACTTCCTGGACCGGATCGTCGACCGCTTCTGGTCGGTGGTCCAGCGCAACAGCGTCTGA
- a CDS encoding ATP-dependent 6-phosphofructokinase yields the protein MRIGVLTAGGDCPGLNAVIRSVVHRAVTNYGDEVIGFEDGYAGLLEGHYRGLDLDAVSGILARGGTILGSSRLQRDRLREACENAQDMAREFGIDVLIPIGGEGTLTAARMLSDAGLPVVGVPKTIDNDISSTDRTFGFDTAVGVATEAMDRLKTTAESHQRVMVVEVMGRHAGWIALESGMAAGAHGICLPERAFDPADLVKMVEERFARGKKFAVVCVAEGAHPAEGTMDYGHGAIDQFGHERFQGIGTALAYELERRLGKEAKPVILGHIQRGGTPTAYDRVLATRFGWHAVEAAHRSDFGRMTALRGTDVVMVPLAEATTELKTVPKDRMDEAESVF from the coding sequence ATGCGCATCGGAGTTCTCACCGCAGGCGGCGACTGCCCGGGGCTGAACGCAGTGATCCGGTCGGTCGTGCACCGAGCCGTCACGAACTACGGCGACGAGGTCATCGGCTTCGAGGACGGCTACGCCGGACTGCTCGAAGGCCACTACCGGGGCCTCGACCTCGACGCCGTCAGCGGCATCCTCGCCCGCGGCGGCACCATCCTCGGCTCCTCCCGCCTCCAGCGCGACCGCCTCCGCGAGGCCTGCGAGAACGCGCAGGACATGGCCCGCGAGTTCGGCATCGACGTGCTGATCCCGATCGGCGGCGAGGGCACCCTGACGGCGGCGCGCATGCTGTCGGACGCGGGCCTGCCGGTGGTCGGCGTCCCCAAGACGATCGACAACGACATCTCGTCGACGGACCGCACCTTCGGTTTCGACACCGCGGTCGGTGTCGCCACCGAGGCGATGGACCGCCTCAAGACGACCGCCGAGTCCCACCAGCGGGTGATGGTCGTCGAGGTCATGGGCCGGCACGCCGGCTGGATCGCCCTGGAGTCCGGCATGGCCGCCGGCGCCCACGGCATCTGCCTGCCCGAGCGGGCCTTCGACCCGGCCGACCTGGTCAAGATGGTCGAGGAACGCTTCGCGCGCGGCAAGAAGTTCGCCGTCGTCTGCGTCGCCGAGGGTGCCCATCCCGCCGAGGGCACCATGGACTACGGCCACGGAGCGATCGACCAGTTCGGCCACGAGCGCTTCCAGGGCATCGGCACGGCGCTCGCCTACGAACTGGAGCGCCGCCTCGGCAAGGAGGCCAAGCCGGTCATCCTCGGCCACATCCAGCGCGGCGGCACGCCGACCGCGTACGACCGGGTGCTGGCGACGCGCTTCGGATGGCACGCGGTCGAGGCCGCGCACCGGTCCGACTTCGGCCGGATGACCGCGCTGCGCGGCACGGACGTCGTGATGGTGCCGCTGGCGGAGGCGACCACCGAGCTCAAGACGGTCCCGAAGGACCGGATGGACGAGGCGGAGTCGGTCTTCTAG